GCAGAAACGCCAGACGGCTCGCCTGAACCTGACGCTCGTGCTCGACCGCAGCACGTCGATGAAGGGCGCGCGCCTGGAGCGGGTGAAATTCGCCGCGCAGCAGATCATTGAGCAGCTTACAGCCGACGACGTGCTGTCAGTCGTAACCTTCAGCGACCGGGCCGACGTGCTGATCCCGGCCAGTATGGTGACCGACAAGCTGAGCCTGCGTGCGATGATCAACATGATGCAGGCCGACGGCGGCACGGAGATCTTCCACGGCCTGTCCGCCGGGGTAGAGCAGTGCAAGCGCTACCTGGGCCCACGGATGGTGAACCACGTCATCTTGCTGACGGATGGGCGCACCTTTGGCGACGAGCAGCGTTGCCTGGATCTGGCCGAGGGCGCGGCATCGGACGGCATCAGCATCAGCGCGATGGGCATCGGTGACGAATGGAATGACGCCTTTCTGGACAGTCTGGCGTCGCGGACCGGCGGCTCGACGACCTACATCAACGCGCCGTCTGCCGTGGTGAAGTTCCTGAACGAGCGCGTGCGCACGCTGGGCGATGCGTACGCGGAGCGGATACACGTGTCGATCGCGCCCGACGCCGACGTGAAGCTGGAGTCGGTCTTCCGCTTGTCGCCCAATCCGCAGGCGCTGGACTTGACGCGGCAGCCGATCCCGTTGGGCACGCTGGAAGCGAACAAGACGGCCACGGTGCTGATCCAGCTGCAAATGCCAGCGGGGCACAAGGCCGGGTTCCGCACCGTCGCGCGGGTGGATGTGACGGGCGACATTCTGTCCTTCGGACGACTGGGCTACAAGGTCCTCAGCGACCTGTCGGTGGAAGTCAGTGAATCGCCGCCGCCGGAAGAGCCGCCACTGGCTGTGCTCGACGCATTGGGCAAACTGACGCTCTACCGCATGCAGCAAAAGGCGGAGAATTCCATCGCTAAGGGGAATCTGGTGGAAGGCACGCGCCAGCTCGAAAACCTGGCAACCCGCCTGCTGGCATCGGGACACGAGGATTTGGCGCAGATGGCTATGGTCGAGGCGCGGCGTGTGAGCAACACGCAGTCGCTGTCTGAAGAAGGTCGGAAGTCGCTGAAATACGGCACGCGGATGCTTCTGGCGCTGCCGGTTCCAGGTGGGGAAGAAACATGAAAAGCTGTCCGTACTGTGCTCATGTAAATCGTGAAGGTGTCCTCTTTTGCGAAGAGTGCGGGCATCCGTTTGCGGGCAAGGCGGTGCTCATTACCAGCCAACTGATGGAGGATGAGTTCGACAACGTGCAGGGTCGCCTGACGTGGGGAACTGCCCGGTTCGATCCCTCTTCCAAGCTGGTGATCCACATCCGCGACATTGCCGAGCCGGTGACACTGGAACCGGACGAGGACACGGTGCTGGGCCGCTCGGACGAGGTGGAGCAGCAGCCGGTGTCCGATGGCCTGGATCTTGGCCCGTATGGCGCGGCGGAATTCGGCGTGTCGCGCCGACACGCGGCGATCCGGCGCGGCGAGGATACCCTGACCCTGGTCGATCTGGGTAGCACCAACGGCACGCACCTGAACGGCCAGCGTCTCATTCCCAACCAGCCGCGCGTGCTGCGTGATGGCGACGAGGTCCGGTTGGGCAAGCTTGTTTTCCACATCTTTTTCAAATGACCTGTCGTATACCTCCACGTACCGAGGATAAGTCACCATGCGAACTTTGATTGTGCATCTCGCTAATGAGGAGCCGTTTGTGGCCGAGGTCGAAGATCTGCCGGCCCCTCAGGATACGATTATGTACTGCATGAATCCGCGCCGCCGTGACGGAAAGGATCTGCACTACCTCGCAGCCGAAGTGACTACCATGATCATTCCGTGGTGGCGCGTGAACTTTATCGAAGTGATGCCGTCTGGCGAAGAAGAAGAGATTGTCGCCTTCTACCGCGACTGACATGGAGGTAGGCGAATATGGCCGCAGGTAAACCGCCGCGTGCAGCTCCGCGTGACGCAAAGCGAATACTCGTCGTGGACGACGAGCCGCGCATGATCGGGTTCATCCGCATGAACCTGGAACTGGAAGGCTATCAGGTGATCGAGGCGCATACCGGCCTGGAAGCGCTCGAGATGGTACGCACGCAGCTCCCTGACCTGATCCTGCTCGACGTGATGATGCCCCAGCTCGATGGGTTCGAGACGCTGCGCATGCTGCGTGAGTTTTCCAGCATCCCCGTGATCATGTTGACGGCGAAGGGCGAAGAGGACGACAAGGTCTTCGGGCTGGAACTCGGCGCGGACGACTATGTGACCAAGCCATTTGGCTCACGCGAGCTGTCGAGCCGGGTGCACGCCGTGCTGCGTCGCGCCGAAATGCCGAGCGCGTCGCCAGAGCAGGCCGTGCTCAAGGTCGATGACCGGCTGAGCGTGGACTTCAATCGGCGCGAGGTGATCGTCAATGGCGAGCACATCAAGCTGCGCCCGACCGAATACCGGCTGCTGTACCATCTGATCGAAAACGCGGGGTGGACCGTGCCGCACGAGCAATTGCTGGCCAAGGTGTGGGGCTACGAGTACCGCGACGAGACGCACTATGTGCGACTCTACGTGAACTACCTGCGCGAGAAGATCGAAGAAGATCCCTCGAACCCCAAGTATATCCTGACCGAGCGCGGCGTGGGTTACCGCTTCATGGACTTCAAGAAGGACCAGTCCGCGTAGCGCGCCGTTCTGCGGGAACGTTGACGAGCCAGGGAGTTCCCCGGCTCGTTTTGTGTCGGGAAATGCTCAGTCTTC
This sequence is a window from Aggregatilinea lenta. Protein-coding genes within it:
- a CDS encoding response regulator transcription factor; its protein translation is MAAGKPPRAAPRDAKRILVVDDEPRMIGFIRMNLELEGYQVIEAHTGLEALEMVRTQLPDLILLDVMMPQLDGFETLRMLREFSSIPVIMLTAKGEEDDKVFGLELGADDYVTKPFGSRELSSRVHAVLRRAEMPSASPEQAVLKVDDRLSVDFNRREVIVNGEHIKLRPTEYRLLYHLIENAGWTVPHEQLLAKVWGYEYRDETHYVRLYVNYLREKIEEDPSNPKYILTERGVGYRFMDFKKDQSA
- a CDS encoding FHA domain-containing protein — protein: MKSCPYCAHVNREGVLFCEECGHPFAGKAVLITSQLMEDEFDNVQGRLTWGTARFDPSSKLVIHIRDIAEPVTLEPDEDTVLGRSDEVEQQPVSDGLDLGPYGAAEFGVSRRHAAIRRGEDTLTLVDLGSTNGTHLNGQRLIPNQPRVLRDGDEVRLGKLVFHIFFK
- a CDS encoding VWA domain-containing protein produces the protein MDASQNLYAILGIPPEATQDDIREAYRVAARRFHPDANHNEGAEHVFRDIATAYEVLGNPIERTGYDTARRKYQDEPSYFTLRVTPSKRVLSLLDEPQVLYLLLEIVSMRGAAQQKRQTARLNLTLVLDRSTSMKGARLERVKFAAQQIIEQLTADDVLSVVTFSDRADVLIPASMVTDKLSLRAMINMMQADGGTEIFHGLSAGVEQCKRYLGPRMVNHVILLTDGRTFGDEQRCLDLAEGAASDGISISAMGIGDEWNDAFLDSLASRTGGSTTYINAPSAVVKFLNERVRTLGDAYAERIHVSIAPDADVKLESVFRLSPNPQALDLTRQPIPLGTLEANKTATVLIQLQMPAGHKAGFRTVARVDVTGDILSFGRLGYKVLSDLSVEVSESPPPEEPPLAVLDALGKLTLYRMQQKAENSIAKGNLVEGTRQLENLATRLLASGHEDLAQMAMVEARRVSNTQSLSEEGRKSLKYGTRMLLALPVPGGEET